In Deltaproteobacteria bacterium, the following are encoded in one genomic region:
- a CDS encoding response regulator — MQIQVAEEPTELTLQRLKSSRVLVVDDERVISESLQLYLEHLGIRDIHIANDGREALRMFQENHFDFVFLDIMMPEVSGLDVLKKINESDQLTTVILMTGYPTMDVVIDAMHNGASDFLVKPFRFEDLKIALERIQRLHLLMERNCLLNQELLKKREVEELNNQLERKIRLQGILYHIVDSLSKINRSENLYRYVITKAIESCNAKRACFLIYDQENSHLLTLAQQGFEKMNPGTQARFLVNSEGSPILEKDFIANYFSCSPEEELILDRPFRTHDLLATPFNIRDEPFGVLLVSEKEGGKAFDGEDEFILKFLAEKAALNIENLALYDNLKQNFLASLMALVTAIEAKDTYTQQHSTRVTTYALKIARNMGCEKMDLNRLETMGPLHDIGKIGIPDSILNKPGPLTEEETECVRAHPTIGVNIVAPLGLDEQETAIIKHHHERWDGKGYPDGLKGEEIPKLARILAVADAFDAMNSDRAYRKALPFDVCLDELRRNSGSQFDPKVVKAAIPVLSQRESQSGTSD, encoded by the coding sequence GTGCAAATCCAAGTTGCTGAAGAACCTACAGAACTGACACTCCAGCGCCTCAAGTCTTCGAGGGTGCTCGTGGTGGACGACGAACGCGTCATCAGCGAGAGCCTCCAACTCTACTTGGAACACCTGGGGATCAGGGACATCCATATAGCCAATGACGGAAGGGAGGCCCTCCGGATGTTCCAGGAAAATCACTTCGACTTCGTGTTCCTTGACATCATGATGCCGGAGGTGAGCGGCCTAGACGTCCTGAAAAAGATAAACGAATCAGACCAACTCACAACCGTCATCCTGATGACGGGTTATCCCACGATGGATGTGGTAATCGACGCCATGCACAATGGTGCCTCGGATTTCCTGGTCAAACCCTTCCGTTTCGAGGACTTGAAAATCGCCCTTGAAAGGATCCAAAGGCTCCACCTCCTGATGGAGAGAAACTGCCTCCTCAACCAAGAGCTGTTGAAAAAGCGAGAAGTGGAGGAACTAAACAATCAGCTTGAAAGAAAGATCCGGCTCCAGGGCATCCTTTACCATATCGTGGATTCCCTCTCCAAAATCAACCGATCTGAAAACCTCTACCGTTATGTCATTACCAAGGCGATCGAATCATGCAATGCAAAAAGGGCCTGTTTCCTGATCTACGACCAGGAAAACTCCCATCTGCTGACCCTGGCCCAGCAGGGATTCGAGAAGATGAATCCCGGGACCCAGGCCCGCTTCCTGGTAAACTCAGAGGGGAGTCCCATCCTGGAAAAGGATTTCATCGCCAACTACTTTTCTTGTTCTCCGGAGGAGGAGCTGATTCTTGACCGGCCTTTCAGGACTCATGACCTTCTGGCCACTCCCTTCAACATACGGGACGAACCATTCGGAGTCCTCCTGGTCAGTGAAAAAGAAGGTGGGAAGGCCTTTGACGGTGAAGATGAATTCATCCTCAAATTTCTCGCTGAAAAAGCGGCTTTGAACATCGAAAACCTCGCCCTCTATGACAACCTGAAACAGAATTTTCTGGCCTCTTTGATGGCCCTCGTAACCGCTATTGAAGCAAAGGATACCTATACCCAACAGCACTCCACAAGGGTGACGACTTACGCCCTCAAGATCGCCCGGAACATGGGCTGCGAAAAGATGGACCTCAACCGATTGGAGACCATGGGACCCCTCCATGATATCGGGAAGATCGGAATCCCCGATTCCATCCTGAACAAGCCCGGCCCCCTTACCGAGGAGGAGACAGAATGTGTCAGGGCCCATCCGACCATCGGAGTCAACATCGTCGCTCCTCTGGGTCTCGACGAACAGGAGACCGCCATTATCAAGCATCATCATGAAAGATGGGACGGGAAAGGGTATCCTGATGGGCTCAAAGGGGAAGAGATTCCAAAACTTGCAAGAATCCTCGCCGTGGCGGACGCTTTTGACGCCATGAATTCAGATCGGGCTTACAGAAAGGCCCTCCCCTTTGATGTATGCCTTGATGAGCTAAGACGTAACAGCGGATCCCAGTTCGACCCCAAGGTGGTGAAAGCCGCCATTCCAGTGCTTTCACAGCGGGAATCTCAATCCGGAACGAGCGATTGA
- the fliS gene encoding flagellar export chaperone FliS, with protein MGYGRTLSQYRKTEIATAGKMNLVVMCYDKSIQFLKQAKESYQTGDYERKAKLLQNTLDIINELQSSLDFEKGGEIAKNLDAIYNYLTRRLIQGDVEKDLSAFEEAVRFLSELKEAWEEIATREKRNEMPQAPNVEPKALSAQVAA; from the coding sequence ATGGGATACGGAAGGACCTTAAGCCAGTATCGAAAGACTGAGATCGCCACCGCCGGAAAGATGAACCTGGTCGTGATGTGTTACGATAAGTCGATCCAGTTCCTGAAACAGGCCAAGGAATCCTACCAGACAGGCGACTACGAGAGAAAGGCGAAGCTCCTTCAAAATACCCTGGATATCATCAACGAACTCCAGAGCAGCCTCGATTTCGAAAAAGGGGGAGAAATCGCAAAGAACCTGGACGCTATTTATAACTACCTCACCAGGCGATTGATCCAGGGTGACGTGGAGAAGGACTTATCGGCGTTCGAAGAGGCTGTTCGCTTTCTGTCGGAACTGAAAGAGGCTTGGGAAGAGATTGCCACCAGGGAAAAAAGGAATGAGATGCCCCAGGCGCCCAATGTCGAACCCAAAGCATTGTCCGCTCAAGTCGCAGCCTGA
- a CDS encoding ABC transporter substrate-binding protein, which produces MEKSMTLKSSLFTFILIAVALLLPWAGTCEAKTYKIGISTIATHPALDTARKGFLDQMAKEGFKEGVNVKYYMANAEGDMSLAASIAQKFVTQKVDLILAITTPIVQACAAAVEGTNIPVVFSCVTDPVAAGVVKSWDKPGGQITGASDWADVAHQVAVIKQVCPNVKRVGTIYNAGEANSRVQIKELKKAAPALGIEEIVEANVASTADVMLTARSLVGRVDAIWFPTDNVVVSALEALVKVCEDNKIPLFGSDTNQVERGVIASSGINFYDVGRESGKMAARILRGESPANIPVSKGKMTDLYVNPSAAKRMGVTIPQSVMEKATKVIDK; this is translated from the coding sequence ATGGAAAAAAGCATGACGCTCAAATCGTCCCTTTTCACCTTTATCCTCATCGCCGTGGCACTTCTCCTGCCATGGGCCGGAACCTGTGAAGCGAAAACCTATAAGATCGGAATCAGCACTATAGCCACCCACCCTGCTCTGGATACGGCCCGCAAGGGATTCCTGGACCAAATGGCCAAGGAAGGATTCAAGGAGGGGGTCAACGTGAAGTATTACATGGCCAATGCCGAGGGTGACATGAGTCTTGCCGCTTCAATCGCCCAGAAGTTCGTCACCCAAAAGGTTGACCTGATCCTTGCAATCACGACACCGATCGTTCAGGCTTGCGCGGCAGCGGTGGAAGGGACGAACATCCCCGTGGTCTTTAGTTGTGTCACGGATCCGGTGGCCGCCGGGGTGGTGAAGAGCTGGGACAAGCCCGGAGGCCAGATTACCGGAGCCAGTGACTGGGCTGACGTGGCACATCAGGTGGCCGTCATCAAACAGGTCTGCCCGAATGTGAAAAGGGTGGGGACCATTTACAACGCTGGCGAGGCGAATTCCCGTGTGCAGATCAAAGAACTCAAGAAAGCAGCTCCCGCCCTCGGCATTGAAGAGATTGTGGAGGCGAATGTCGCCTCGACCGCAGACGTCATGCTTACGGCCCGATCCCTTGTCGGAAGGGTGGATGCCATCTGGTTTCCCACGGACAACGTAGTCGTCTCGGCGCTTGAGGCCCTGGTGAAGGTCTGCGAGGACAACAAAATTCCTCTTTTCGGATCCGATACCAACCAGGTCGAGCGCGGGGTCATCGCCAGTTCAGGAATCAACTTCTACGACGTGGGAAGAGAGAGCGGCAAGATGGCTGCGCGGATCCTCCGCGGGGAAAGCCCTGCCAATATCCCCGTATCCAAAGGGAAGATGACCGATCTGTACGTAAATCCCTCCGCAGCAAAGAGAATGGGGGTGACCATTCCCCAGTCCGTAATGGAAAAGGCCACCAAAGTGATCGACAAGTAA
- a CDS encoding flagellar protein FlaG produces the protein MEAVGSIKSSEIGQAEAVLKTGPEGLDTRRGTSSTASKVQSSDELKNTAVSEETKGKIERIAEAMDKYLKSMQTNLKIQVHKPTGCIIIKVLSGDGKVIREIPPEEMLNLAAKMEEMTGLFFNENV, from the coding sequence ATGGAAGCAGTCGGTTCAATCAAGTCGAGCGAAATCGGGCAGGCCGAAGCCGTCTTGAAAACCGGCCCCGAAGGACTGGATACCCGGCGTGGAACGTCATCCACCGCCTCCAAGGTTCAGTCATCTGATGAATTAAAAAACACCGCGGTATCCGAAGAGACCAAGGGCAAGATCGAACGCATTGCCGAGGCCATGGACAAGTACCTCAAGTCCATGCAAACAAACCTCAAGATCCAGGTCCACAAGCCCACGGGCTGTATCATCATCAAGGTCTTATCCGGAGACGGCAAGGTCATCAGGGAAATCCCGCCGGAAGAGATGCTGAACCTGGCGGCCAAGATGGAAGAGATGACCGGCCTGTTTTTCAATGAAAACGTATGA
- a CDS encoding sigma-54-dependent Fis family transcriptional regulator yields MNLKMLIVDDDRRFLSALSGFLTEQGYEVVPCHDGLDAIEKCREEKFDLLITDLMMPGASGLEVLKEAKKLYPDIVVILITGFASIESAIEAIREGAYDYITKPFKLEEIKIVVHNAGEKIRLTRENRRLLSELQEAYTQLRMVKRIMGAESDSERSESGNPSDPKRTEPFIAGSMLSHYYVETGPGLHPPLLSDLERISALRDRGFLTEEEFKLCKSKLLKNLQN; encoded by the coding sequence ATGAACCTGAAAATGCTCATCGTCGACGATGACAGGAGATTTCTCTCCGCTCTTTCGGGCTTTCTCACGGAACAAGGTTACGAGGTGGTCCCTTGTCATGACGGGTTGGACGCCATCGAAAAGTGCAGGGAGGAAAAGTTCGACCTGCTCATAACAGACCTGATGATGCCCGGCGCATCAGGCCTCGAAGTCCTTAAAGAGGCCAAAAAACTCTACCCGGACATTGTAGTAATCCTGATCACGGGATTCGCTTCCATCGAATCCGCTATCGAGGCCATAAGGGAGGGCGCCTACGATTACATCACCAAGCCCTTCAAGCTGGAAGAGATCAAGATCGTTGTTCACAACGCCGGCGAGAAAATACGTCTGACACGGGAAAACCGCCGGCTTCTTTCCGAACTTCAGGAAGCCTATACCCAGCTCCGGATGGTGAAACGGATCATGGGTGCTGAATCGGACTCCGAGCGGAGTGAATCGGGAAATCCTTCAGATCCGAAGAGAACCGAACCTTTTATAGCGGGAAGCATGCTCTCCCATTATTACGTGGAGACAGGGCCGGGTCTTCATCCCCCCCTTCTCTCCGACCTGGAACGGATTTCGGCCCTCAGGGACCGGGGTTTCCTTACAGAAGAGGAATTCAAGCTGTGCAAATCCAAGTTGCTGAAGAACCTACAGAACTGA